CCTCGTAAGCCACCTTGCCGCCATTGACGGCGATGGCCGCGGCGGCCGTCCGGATGATCGGCGCCTGCGGGTCGATCTTGGCCACCGGGCGGTCGCCGATAACGTCGAGCTTGAGGGTGATGGCCCCCTTGGCGGTTGAGCGGCGGGCGTTTTCGGCGGTCACAGCGTCCTTGACCTTGGCGAGGAAGCCGGTTTCCAGATCTTTTAGCGAGGTTACGTCTTCTGAGCGCATATCGACCGACATCGAGACCTGTGACGGAATCGAATTGACCGAGGTGCCGCCTTCGACAATGCCGACATTAAAGACCGTGCCGTGGCCGGGAGGCGCTTTCGTGGCAGCGAAGCGGGTGATGGCGTCGCCCATGGCGTAGGCGGGGTTGACGATGCCAAAATCGAGCATCGAATGGCCGCCGGGGCCGGAGAAGGTGGCGCGGTAACGCTTGGAGCCGAGCGCGCCGGTCATCAGCGGGCGTAAGCCGCCGGGTTCAAGCGCGATGAAGGCGTCGATCTTGCCGGCGTAATCGCCCTTGGTGAACAGGTAGCGGACCCCGCGCAGGTCGCCCAGGCCTTCTTCGCCGACATCGCCGACGAACAGGATGTCGCCCTTCGTGGTGATGGCAGCGGCATCAAGCGCCCGGATCAGGCCGAGCATGACGCCCAGGCTGGAGGTGTCGTCGCCGATACCGGGCGCGCTCAGTCGGGTCGACGTGCGCCTGACCTTAACATCGGTGCCTTCGGGGAAGACCGTATCGAGGTGCGCGCCGACCGCCACAAGCGGGCCGCCGCCAGTGCCCTTGCGCAGACCCATGACATTGCCCTCGGCATCCATGCGGACATCGCTCAGGCCGTGGGATTTCAACAGTGCCATGAAGGCCTCGGCGCGCGCCTGCTCCTTGAAGGGCGGGGCTGGGATTTCGGTCAGGGTGACGATATCGTCGACAATGCGGGGATAATCGCTGGTCAGGTGCGCTTTGGCGGCGGCGATCCCGGGGCTGGCGAACAGGCGCTTCGCGGCGGCCTCATAAGAATCAGCGGCATGGATGGGCAGGGCGATGACGCCCAGAAGGCACATAAGTGTGATGGACTTGCCGGTGATCATGCGCTTCCCCTGATGAACTGCTGCATAAAGCTGGCAGATAAAGGAGTGATGGGCAAGCTTTAGCGCGCCTGTTTCAGGCCTAGATACCACATCAGGCTGAGGAAGGCGCCCTTGACATAGGGCAGGGCGGCCATGGTGACGAGTCCAAGCGAGATCACCATGGTGGGCACCACGACCTGAAGTGGATATTCATAGAAGAAGCCGAACATGAAGGCCGGCGCGATGATCAGGTGGCCAACCAGAATCATGGTGACATAGGCCGGGCCGTCATCGGTGGGGTAGAGGCTGAGCGGAGTCTGGCAATGGCTGCACGCATCAACCACCTTGAGATAGCCGCGAAACGCC
The window above is part of the Asticcacaulis sp. MM231 genome. Proteins encoded here:
- a CDS encoding M20/M25/M40 family metallo-hydrolase; protein product: MITGKSITLMCLLGVIALPIHAADSYEAAAKRLFASPGIAAAKAHLTSDYPRIVDDIVTLTEIPAPPFKEQARAEAFMALLKSHGLSDVRMDAEGNVMGLRKGTGGGPLVAVGAHLDTVFPEGTDVKVRRTSTRLSAPGIGDDTSSLGVMLGLIRALDAAAITTKGDILFVGDVGEEGLGDLRGVRYLFTKGDYAGKIDAFIALEPGGLRPLMTGALGSKRYRATFSGPGGHSMLDFGIVNPAYAMGDAITRFAATKAPPGHGTVFNVGIVEGGTSVNSIPSQVSMSVDMRSEDVTSLKDLETGFLAKVKDAVTAENARRSTAKGAITLKLDVIGDRPVAKIDPQAPIIRTAAAAIAVNGGKVAYEASSTDANLPMSLGIPTTTLGSGFSVKGMHSPEEDLDLQPEADIKAMVTTLGTILLLADSKK
- a CDS encoding DUF983 domain-containing protein, with the translated sequence MRNGVKLTTALLRGLQRKCPCCGEAPAFRGYLKVVDACSHCQTPLSLYPTDDGPAYVTMILVGHLIIAPAFMFGFFYEYPLQVVVPTMVISLGLVTMAALPYVKGAFLSLMWYLGLKQAR